The Panicum hallii strain FIL2 chromosome 5, PHallii_v3.1, whole genome shotgun sequence genome contains the following window.
CACCCTGAGAACCTGCAACCAAGAACAACATATAGCGTGATTTACATAGTCCACAAAAGCAGCATTATTTTGACGGTTATGTGCTCCTCATTGTGtaattaaaaaaaaaacaggCAGGAAGACACAGGAAGAGAGGGATGCAGAGAAGGAAGATGAAGGCGGGGGACAGAAAGAAGATGATAAGGCAGGTTCCCGAGGGTCAACAAACCATGATAGAGAAGGAAATAATCAAGATCCGGATCACAAAGCATCAATCAATGATAATTCAAGCAGAGGAACTCATACGGGCAAAGCTGTTCTAGAAGAATCCAGGCCTAACTGTGCTGATGATCAGAAGTCCAATAGGCCTATGTCTCCTGGAACGCTAGCACTGATGTGTGACGAACAAGATACAATGTTTACAACTTCTCAAAATGCTGCTCCTCAGCAGACAGTGGCTGACAACCAGAACCAATCCGAACTGTATGCAGAACAAGAAAGAGTTGTGCTGACAGAATTCCGTGATTGTCTCCGTAAGCTTGTGACATGTGGAAGAATGAAAGGTACACCAAAAATTCCCTTTCACCATGCTAACTACTAACACAAATCCTTACACGTGTTAatgcttcatcatgatatctgtTCCAAATCATAGTGATATCTGTCTGCATTGATTAATTTGGATCCATCTGACTGAATGGATTTATATGGTCTTGTGTTGTCTCATTGTCTGACTTAAGAATTTTGGTGTCTTGCTATCTAATTTATACACCCTGCTTTACAAGCGCTTCCATCTGTTGTGTCTGAGATTGAGAATCCATTAGTAAACCTGGGAAGGCTAAAATGTATATTGTGTCAGATATATCTTTTGCTTTACAAGCGCTTCCATCTGTTGTGTCTGATATTGCTTTTGCTATTTGCTCTATAAGACTAGGATGAGTTTAATCCTTATTTTTCTTCCCTGCAGAGGAAAGGTACTCCATGGCAATCAAATCTGAAACATCTGGCCATCCCGGACAGGTAAATGGTGTTTCTCGAGTACCATATCCAAGAGTTGATGTACCTGCTGTTGTAAAAACATTTCCACAGGGTTCCAGCAGTCATCCTGTTGCTGGAAAACCTGTTACTGGGCATTTGGACAAAAACTGAAGCCTGAGAACACACGTGTCCCAGGTTTGTATTTTGGGGGTGCAGCAATGATCAAGAGCATCATGTTTGCAGCCTCTTAACAGGTTGATCAGATACATGTATCAGTCTTGATCGATAATTTAGAAGCTTAGAGGATCTGATTTATTCTCATTGGTTAGAATAAGTGTAATGCTGGCATTAGATTAGATTAGTCATAAATGCACTTAACTGTTTTGTGTCTACATTTTAGTTCATCCTTTTTCTATTTACCTCTTGAAATTTCATCAATTGGCATACTAACAATTGGCATGGGATAGCTCCATATAACATCCAAATGTTATTACCGCCAAACAATTCTTTTTCATACTGGAAAGCTGAACTGGGGATCTGGGGTGGGATGTGTTGTCGGGTGGTGGACAGGAAGTGCCGAGGTGGCATAGAACAATAGGAAGTCCCTTTTTTTTTGAACGGAATAGAAAGTCCTATCTACCTGGACTGGATTCGAGCCAAGCTGTTGCAGGTTGGGTTCTtatttcaaaaaagaaaaagatgtGCCCATTTGTCTCTGAGCCACTGGTGAATTCCATAGCACCAGGATGCGTACTGGAGGAACACTTGCGGGAGACAACTCATTTCGTTAGCAGGTGAAACAACTGTGCCGCCGGTATCCATGAATGTTCATAGTTGGTAGAACTGAATTCTTTACTTCCCTTCATGTTCTTGCACTGTTCTGCAGGTTTTGGATGTAAAATTTCCCTTTCATCCTTGAATATGAAATCAACCGGCCGGCACAGGTTGAAGAATGGAATTGGTTCTGACGTTGTGTGTTTACTTGGCTCGTAAACCAAGAGGTCCAAGTTTCGCTACTAGGAGAATGGTTTTGATCACACTAACCTGTAGAGAAAATCGTTATTTTGCCTCTAGAGTGAAAAATGGTAACACTCGTTTCTCGCCTTATATATATGCACGCAGTTAAACATTACATCTCGCCAGGCCTCTAGAAACTAGAGAGCCCATAAGGCCATAACACAGTGCTGTTGTCCACTGTTGCGTCCGAAAGTTACTGGCCCAAGATTCGAGATATTGTGCTTTTGATGTTCTCCAGAAACTCTTGCCTGCAGGTAGTATGAACTAATCAATCCAAAACGTTCAAGTTTAGCTGGCGACAATGTGTAATTTTTAGCCTTAAATACTCAAACAAAACGCAAACCCCTGGGAAGCAAGTTGATACCTCTTTGGCTTGAAGAGGAGATTGTTGTAGATGAAAAGCTGTAATGCCAAAGGGAGTTGACAGTGAGGGCTCACAAAAATGTACTAACACTAAGAAAATCATTTAAAAGCTGGGGAAAAAAATGTAGCACAAGCCCTCAAGGGTCTGGACTATAACTTACCCAGGCAACTACAATCCCGATTAATTCAAAGAAAAGAGGAAGAACCGGGAGCTTATCAATGATCTGAAGGTGAATCAAACATGAACAAGATTAATCTCATCTGCCTTGTAGCAAAAACTTTCTTCGGTTCGGAATTGAAAGCTGCATATGTGGAAACATGTCAGTGGGAACTTACCTCAACGAGATTTATTGAAGCCCATAATGCAGCTACGGATGCAAAACCTATTCCAGCTAGAGCAAAGATGTCTTCAGCAGTGCTGAACTGTTTAGTTTAAAAAAGTAAGATCAGATACAAGTTTCATTAGTTTCCTTGATTCATGTAAAACGCCTCATCCTCATGGAAGCACAAATGGCACTGCACAAAAAGCATAAAACCAAGGCACTGCAGAAAAAAGTATAGCAACAAAGTAGCAGCACTGATCACAGATGCATCGGGCATCGGAAGTGCGTTCTATATTATTGTAATCTGCAAACattgttttttcttttcctgTACTGTCAGTGTGGTG
Protein-coding sequences here:
- the LOC112893024 gene encoding protein CURVATURE THYLAKOID 1C, chloroplastic-like codes for the protein MMACALAAVQPAAALAPCGRRSLSGHLRRLPSPRISGRIMSRSVVTKVARDSSESSGSVVRYVKSSFSTAEDIFALAGIGFASVAALWASINLVEIIDKLPVLPLFFELIGIVVAWLFIYNNLLFKPKRQEFLENIKSTISRILGQ